A single window of Bacillaceae bacterium S4-13-56 DNA harbors:
- a CDS encoding DUF6123 family protein: MKNKGYNLAIYLDELWEKGFKLKDDQIRFIYFGKQYTGAVDFWVIVAVSATIRIKYQFDGSYYMAILELFSQEKPKTKKQAWRILEKRGVLPTKQNKIRNG; the protein is encoded by the coding sequence GTGAAAAACAAAGGATATAATTTGGCTATTTATTTGGATGAGCTTTGGGAAAAAGGATTCAAATTGAAGGATGATCAAATTCGGTTTATCTATTTTGGAAAACAATATACGGGAGCCGTTGACTTTTGGGTTATCGTTGCAGTTAGTGCGACGATCCGAATAAAGTACCAATTTGATGGCAGTTATTATATGGCAATCCTAGAGCTTTTTAGTCAAGAAAAACCAAAAACAAAAAAGCAAGCATGGCGTATTTTGGAAAAAAGAGGAGTGTTACCTACAAAACAAAATAAAATTAGGAATGGATAG